Part of the Bubalus kerabau isolate K-KA32 ecotype Philippines breed swamp buffalo chromosome 18, PCC_UOA_SB_1v2, whole genome shotgun sequence genome is shown below.
CAAATGTCAAGAAAAACATGGATGATTAAATAGCAGGTCATATAATAAATCTTGATTCATTATTTCCACTGCTCAAAATTTTAATCAGAGACCTTCAGCATAAAGTAGCTATCCCCCTTATGTACACCTATTCAACCACACAACCTTCTGCTCTAAACAGAATCCTCATTACACCATAATCCAGAATAGTGGCAAGCTAATTCTTGAAGACTATTGGCAATACCAGTTGAATTTGTAAAactaaagaatacattttaatatattttaatctaaactgccattcatttttaaaaagtcctcatTTCTAGCTAAAAAAGGTAAAATGTTTAGTCTCTGATCCAAAAGAGAAAGCTAGtagaaaaacatttcatttaatcGAGTATAATGATCATAGCATACCAGATAAACTACTGAACACACTAAGAACACTGGCTTAAAATcaatataaaactttatattctTTAGAGGAACGTTTACATTTCCAAATTTAAAGATATTCATATCTATTTGCATCATGAATTTTAGAACTCTACTGGTCAGTCAGTCACCCTGGGCAAAACCGCTACTAGCAAACTCACATTGTTTGGGCAGAGCTTCAGCCAGTCTCCTTAAACTGGTCAGACTGTCGGCACCAAGCTGGTTTAAGATGCTGGGGAGCATTTCTGTCAGTTGCTTTGTCTCAGCATGGCCCGTAATGGTGAAAGTGTTTGCTGCCAGAGATGCCTGAACTTTAGGGTTGTTAAAGTGGATCACTGTTCCTTGATTTGTGAACATATtcacctaaaaagaaaaaaaaaagttaaactagCAACACCCATCAAAATCTCTTTAAACCTGAACATTTTATTAAGCAGAAGCAGAAGTCTAAGCAACCTGTATTTCACTGTACTGCAGAAGcaaaattctgcctgcaatggaaaGTACGACCTAATAGCTTTACCCTTAGTAATCTTCCTGATATTAATCgagtacaaaaaatattttagagatgAAATTCTCTGCTGGAAGTAGAGTCAAAAATCATAAATGCATGAACAATAGTTTTTAGCCAAATCTTAATTTTGTGAAGAAATACAATTTGACACTTACCTCTTCAATACCAGAGATATTGTTTACCCCTAACTTCTTTAAAGAGAACTGAAGTTTTTTGTCATCTGCTGTGGCTGTTCTATGAACCACCTTCTTCTTTCTGCGAGCAGTTCCCTAttggagggagaaaaagaaagaatacagcACATGTTTATGCCACAAGAGGCATTTTCAAATGGACAGTTTCTAATTCCTTTCTGGCTTCTCAATCTGTGTTAAGAAAATTACAATAACCACAACCTTTTATGCAGTGAGTAGGCATATTAAGGCACTGTTGAAAGCCAAAAGAGAGGAATGAAGAAAACTGCATACAAATCCTTCATAATCTCTACACTTCTAGTTTTGTCAGATATAAAGGAGTGATCTTTCCcaagttttactttttaacattATCTGCTCTAGAAATTATCTGAGGTAGCTAACCTTAATTAAGCCTCATTTAGAAACTCCATGTCAATAACCATTATTTAACCTTCTGtttttatattaaagaaaaaccaaCATTAATATTCACAGCCAAGATCCTAAAAGACACAAGTCTATATACAGACTTCTACAGCACCCAAGAGTAAAACCCGAATTTCTTAACTCACCAGGCCCCTACACAATCTGCCCTGCCCCCACTATGCCACTCTTGACACTACTACACACACACTTACCTTCAGCCAAGTAAACCTTCTTGCTATTCCTTAAACAGGCCAAATATGCAAACAGGAGTCTCTGCATGTACTGCTCCCTCTTGTAACATTTGCACGACTCCCTACCTCACTTCAGATTTCTGCTCTTATGTCACCAAACCTGGCCTTTCCCAACCAACCAGTGAAAAACAGAAATTCCCACTCTATCTATCCAGGTTTTTCTTCAATCTAGTAGAGTACAGTATCTGAACTCACTGAAGGCATACaacttgatgaatgaataaaatacagtCTTCAGGAAGACTTGCCTCCTGTGCACTTACACCCAATCTCCACATACCCATCTTCCCAAAGCTCAAGCCACCATCTGTCTGTGCCTCCGCCAAACTGCAGTTAACACCCAATCACCACGACCTCTGCATGTTGAAACTGCTTCCATTTCACTATGTATACTACACTATGAAAAGTTTCCTACTTTTTTAAAGATGCCTATCCCCCCTACTAGGACTAAAGTCCCCCTCTAACGACTTTCAACTTCTTAAATTTTATACTCTCAGGATTGAGCAATAGTAAAGCCTTAAACAAATCATAGTGTACCTGAAGAAAATATCAATAGCTACAAAAAATATGGGTTATGAAACCCCTCAAAAACCTTTAAGGATAAACATTATCTTGAAGTGGTCTTGCAGATACCCTGGTTTCCAAAGAATTCTCTCTAAAATACATCGCAAAGAATTACGTAAcattctaaaaacaaaaccagTCTGCATTCTTTACGTTTCACACTCCTGACATTCaatttttactgaaataatttattatCAATGCTCTGACCAGATATTGAAAAAAAGGGCCTTCACAGCATTTACCTAAAAATACCTAATATTTGCAGATTTCTATAAAGCAACACTAACTCATCTAATTTCACATACCACAGTAAGTAGGTTTCTTAAAAGGTGAAGAAAATGTTTCCACATTACAATGATGACAGAAAGACCACCTACATTAACAATTAAAATTTAATCCTACACCAGCCTTAAGAATCTTCAACTTCCCTTTACCCTAGAATCTCTTTCACAAGTTAAAGACTAATGATCAgattaataataacaacaactacAGGCACACAAGCACATTATTCACCCGACTCCTCTGAAACCTGCACTGAAAGGAGTGATGATTAACAACCTACAGGAGCACCCAAACACTGACCCACAAGCAATGAGTCTTCTTGGCACCTGAAGGTCACATCTAGCTTGTAACAATtgctaaaaaagaagaaacacctACTACTGTTAATGGGTAGGTGCTGATCTGAAAACCAGCTTTGGGAGACGGGAGGGGAGGATTAGGATACTTTCACTATTGGCAAAATCAGTACTTAACAGACTCTACTTGAAGTCAAATGCTTAAAGTGGGAAAAACTAATAGACAATAAACTTGTAGCATGGAAGCTTTATACAAGTTTTACCAAGTAAAGACATGTTCTGTTTTCAACAGGCTACCACACCTTGTTAAGCACTAGGAATGTACTAacacaatgcaaaataaaattcgGTAAGCCTCTGGTAGAGTGGATTTCTTATTTAAGCAAATTAAAGAATCTAAATCTTATCAAGTTCAAAAAAGAATCCCCTTGAAGGGGACCAGCAGGCACCAGGAAAAATCAATTAACCAAAACCCGATCATTTAAAAACCTGCCACTCATCACTCTCATTTCCTAAGTTTTAGtgtaattaaaagtaaaaacgGAAAGATACCTACACAGGTAATATTTCCAAATCCAGTCATTGCTCTTGCATCCCTATGCAAAGTACCTATAAGAATGACATCTTCAAATACCCCGGAAAATATACAACTACTCTAGACTGCATTTAGCTAAGAAAAGATTACAGAAACGTCTTAATTTACAAGTGACCTGAACTTCCAACTATTAAGTACAATTACCCAGAGCCATTTGAAAAGATAGGTTAAACTTAAAATCAGTTTTagttgtttattaaaaaaaaaaaaatcaagcaccGACTTTACACAACTTAGGTTATAAAGTCAATGACAAAACAAACCAAGGGTTTAAGGGCCACGTGATGACCTAACTGAAATGATACACAGACTACATTGTATATCTAATTTAattcctgccattcccttcacacGATTTGCTAGTTCGGTGAAATGCCCTCTCGAAACAAAGTGACAAGTCAGTTATAttagaaatgcaaaggagaaaaaaccTAAACCACAAAGCTTCAAAACAAAAACCCCCAACTATTTAAACTTACTTTCCCACCAATGCGCACTTGTGCCTGCAGTTTGGCGAGTTTCTCCTGGTTCATGATAGTTTCTTTCATCTAGAAAAACAGGAAACCCTCAGCGAGGAAAGCTCTAGTTCACTCCAGCATTCCACGCTCATTATTTCCCAAGACATCAGCAGAATACATGTCCTACACAGGCGAAGGCCTGGATCCCAAACCCACCCCGCCAAGCTCCCGAGTTTCAATTTTCGAGGGAGCCCAAAGAGCACCCGCTTTCCCATCCCACTCCCACAACTCCCCAGCTCTTTACAAGCCCAGAGAAAGGGCTCTAATCCACGCCGgatcgcccccccacccccacccccacccccggccccggcCTGGCCTCGGCCTAGCCAGGGCCTGCCCTGCCCAGCCACTCTCCACAAGCCTCGCGGTACCTGAGGCTCCTGTCCTCGGGTTCCGCCGGGAGGTGGAGGAAGAGATGCCGCCGCCTCGCCCCCAGGGCAGCCGCCCCTGGCCCGACCTCGACCCCGAGAGTCAGCCTGAGTGGGTGCGCCTGTCCGTCGCATCGCCTTCCTCTCCTCAGCCCTGTCCCTCCCTGTCTCGCTCCTTCCGGGAACTTCCCGCCCCCGTTCCCGTCCGCCTCCCACGCCGGCGTCCAGAGCCTTTTTGTACCTTGTTGGAGCGGAAATGGGGCCGCGCGGGGGACTAGGGTTGGCGCTCAGGTGGTCTCGGGCAGACCAGCTGAGGTTAGGCGCACACACGCGGGGACGCAAGATGGCAGCTAGAGGAAAGCCGGAAGTGACGCAACGCCACTTCCTCCAAAAGTCAGGAAACTGACTTCTGCGAGCGCTCAGTGCCTGGCTGCGCACGCGCGGCCTCATGGGGCCGCGTTTGTGACGGTTCCCTGTGCACTCCTTCCCTCGTCCAGCAATGGCAGGGTTGAGACCGCACGAGAGACTGGGCTGGCAGCACCGCGAGTGGCCCTGGGAAAGGCTGTGGAGGGGCCAGAGAACACGGTTCTTTGCATAGTTAGGGTTGAGTAAGTCGCACTGTCTCAGGGCCCCATCCCCAAGTTCTTCAGGCTCAGAAGACAGCGCCTGTTCACGTTTGCGGAAATAAGTGGGGCACCTAGAGTGTGCTCACCTATTTAGCCAACTCACCACTCGCTGGGAGGTGTAGATTGGAGCAATCATCGGAATACTTTAGAATTTCCCTTTCCGCCCGATTTAATCTTTACTAAgagcttttgtttaaaaaaaaaaaaaaaaggctaatttAGCTTTCCAAAGTTAGGTTGGTTGCCCGACCATGGTTCAGAATTTCTGGGAAGCGTGTTCTGAAagcagacctgagttccatctctCAGCGATTCATTCTGACTGAGGATAGGAGGAGGTAATCTGCAATTCAGCAGGTGGCTAACCGCTTTAGATCCGTGAACTTACTTACCTTACTTCTTATGAGTCTTAGATAAAAAGTTGACTACTTGATACCAGTTGACATGGATTTGACTATTAGCGATTCACAGTTGAACACATTTTACCTTCCTGAACTGAGTGATTCAGTCAAAGGAGAATATGTGCCCGGTGTGCTTGGGGAAGTTAAAAATTTCTACACACCTGGACAAGCTTTAAGACAGTCTTAAAACAACCGATATTGAAAATGGCAATTTAAATCATAATGCTAGCTGATCAGCCTTTTTGTGGTCTTAGCTGGGAAAAGTctttgcatattaaaaagtgagTCGGAAACCTAAGCTAGagaaaatataatgtatataaagcaaGAAAACTTGTCTAGGTGCAGATTTCTCTCCAATTAAGatgaatatttctgtttttgaataCGTATCTAATGTGAATGTGTCAAATTGTAGCGTCTCTGGGAAAAGAACCGGTGCGGACCGCAGTGTTGTTTTTTAGGATAGTGTAACAGTtgatattttctcaaaaaaacaATGTTGCTTCTATTATTAAGTTTACTGAAGAAAAGGGAGTTTGTACTGttaggctctgctgctgctaagtcgcttcagtcgtttccgactctgtgcgaccccagagatggcagcccaccaggctcccccgtccctgggattctccaggcaagaacactggagtgggttgccatttaaattCTGACTCTGCTAATATTTACATACTa
Proteins encoded:
- the BTF3 gene encoding transcription factor BTF3 isoform X3 — translated: MKETIMNQEKLAKLQAQVRIGGKGTARRKKKVVHRTATADDKKLQFSLKKLGVNNISGIEEVNMFTNQGTVIHFNNPKVQASLAANTFTITGHAETKQLTEMLPSILNQLGADSLTSLRRLAEALPKQSVDGKAPLATGEEDDDEVPDLVENFDEASKNEAN
- the BTF3 gene encoding transcription factor BTF3 isoform X1 — its product is MRRTGAPTQADSRGRGRARGGCPGGEAAASLPPPPGGTRGQEPQMKETIMNQEKLAKLQAQVRIGGKGTARRKKKVVHRTATADDKKLQFSLKKLGVNNISGIEEVNMFTNQGTVIHFNNPKVQASLAANTFTITGHAETKQLTEMLPSILNQLGADSLTSLRRLAEALPKQSVDGKAPLATGEEDDDEVPDLVENFDEASKNEAN
- the BTF3 gene encoding transcription factor BTF3 isoform X2 is translated as MIAPIYTSQRVMKETIMNQEKLAKLQAQVRIGGKGTARRKKKVVHRTATADDKKLQFSLKKLGVNNISGIEEVNMFTNQGTVIHFNNPKVQASLAANTFTITGHAETKQLTEMLPSILNQLGADSLTSLRRLAEALPKQSVDGKAPLATGEEDDDEVPDLVENFDEASKNEAN